A portion of the Bacillus thuringiensis genome contains these proteins:
- a CDS encoding peptidoglycan D,D-transpeptidase FtsI family protein has protein sequence MLHTKRWRFFTVLSIVGLILLILLKINFISITIATSSAERGKIFDQNGVILATNKKVKSLYCTSNDEKLSKQDTSNTLAFFNQFSSEFQHDISTENIKSQLQQSCKKQTMNDIPLYSDITENELAFINKNKPNNVIIKDEWIRYYPKHEIGSQVIGYVENDLNSKHMLVGKSGIELQYENDLKGKPGKTLIFKLNNKKFLWNIQKVQIGKDVRLALDSELQQKAEEALRSQIKKTPDAKAGYAVVSDAKTGAILTMANTAVFDPNILNTRVSSRKENINSLSQNKAIQKLKYGESYVNMASTIKPLTILIGLNEKLFQPEDTYLDKGTFQYDNQNNITNAPGTPTGEITPRQAIINSSNTFMTAKVALPLFNQNNGNIEKVAHIWTDYLMQFGLRSKTGIDLPFEEDGQYEFHPSNKFENGISALLNASWGGNEVHTPLQLAQYAATLASKGDKYKPQTVSAIISPDGKKTKKFKPILESSNRYPMNFWSVVQGGMSQNIEEIKKLPFDVAGKTGITGFPNEQERMINHSLFIAYAPTEDPQIAVSVVIPGSNSEKNIAALVTSEILESWHTLQKENKNKEEGSLK, from the coding sequence ATGTTACATACAAAAAGATGGAGATTTTTTACGGTTCTTTCTATTGTAGGTTTGATTTTACTAATTTTATTAAAAATCAACTTCATTTCAATTACTATCGCAACTTCTTCAGCTGAAAGAGGAAAGATTTTTGATCAAAATGGTGTAATACTAGCTACAAATAAGAAAGTTAAGTCTCTATATTGCACTTCTAATGATGAAAAGCTATCGAAACAAGATACATCAAACACATTAGCTTTTTTTAATCAATTTTCAAGCGAGTTTCAACATGATATTTCTACAGAGAACATAAAATCTCAATTACAACAATCTTGTAAAAAGCAGACTATGAATGATATACCGTTATACTCTGATATAACTGAGAATGAACTTGCATTCATAAACAAAAACAAACCCAATAATGTAATAATTAAAGATGAATGGATTCGATATTATCCTAAACACGAAATTGGTTCACAAGTAATTGGGTATGTAGAAAATGACCTTAATTCAAAGCATATGCTTGTTGGAAAAAGCGGGATTGAGCTGCAATATGAAAATGATTTAAAAGGAAAACCAGGTAAAACTCTTATTTTTAAATTGAATAATAAAAAGTTCTTATGGAACATTCAAAAAGTACAAATAGGTAAAGATGTACGGCTAGCTTTAGACTCTGAGTTGCAGCAAAAGGCAGAAGAAGCATTAAGATCTCAAATTAAGAAAACACCCGATGCTAAAGCTGGTTATGCTGTAGTAAGCGATGCAAAAACTGGCGCAATTTTAACTATGGCCAACACGGCAGTTTTTGATCCAAATATATTAAATACACGTGTATCTTCTAGAAAAGAAAACATTAACTCTCTTTCGCAAAATAAAGCAATTCAAAAATTAAAGTATGGTGAATCTTATGTAAATATGGCTTCTACTATAAAACCACTCACTATTTTAATTGGATTAAACGAAAAGCTTTTCCAACCCGAAGATACTTATTTAGATAAAGGGACTTTTCAGTATGATAATCAAAATAACATTACGAATGCACCTGGAACGCCAACAGGTGAGATTACACCGAGGCAGGCTATCATTAATTCATCTAACACATTTATGACAGCAAAAGTAGCTCTGCCCCTATTCAACCAAAATAATGGGAATATAGAAAAAGTAGCACATATATGGACAGATTATTTAATGCAATTCGGCCTACGTTCTAAAACCGGGATTGATTTACCCTTTGAAGAAGACGGACAATATGAATTCCATCCATCTAATAAGTTTGAAAATGGAATCTCCGCTTTATTAAACGCCTCTTGGGGAGGAAATGAAGTGCATACCCCTCTTCAACTCGCTCAATATGCAGCAACTTTGGCAAGTAAAGGTGATAAATATAAACCTCAAACTGTAAGTGCAATTATTAGTCCGGACGGTAAGAAAACAAAAAAGTTTAAACCAATTTTAGAAAGTTCAAATCGTTACCCGATGAACTTTTGGAGTGTCGTGCAAGGTGGAATGAGTCAAAATATAGAGGAAATTAAAAAGTTGCCCTTTGACGTCGCAGGTAAAACAGGTATTACAGGTTTTCCGAATGAGCAAGAAAGAATGATAAATCATTCTCTTTTCATTGCATATGCTCCTACCGAAGATCCACAAATTGCCGTTTCTGTCGTTATTCCTGGTAGTAATTCAGAAAAAAACATCGCTGCTCTCGTTACATCAGAGATTTTAGAGTCTTGGCATACACTTCAAAAAGAGAATAAAAACAAAGAGGAAGGTTCATTAAAGTGA
- a CDS encoding RNA polymerase sigma factor, which produces MEQTFIEKCNHDELDYVIKDYWQDVWNYSFIITKDPHLSDDITQDVFIKVFKNWNSFRKESSIKTWILKITRNTAINYLKSSYFKRISLIGFFSDDKQSLSAEQEFFKQEEMNDVWKVVLKLPKKHREIIILDAKYELSYEEMAETLGVSIGTVKSRLSRARSKVSKLIGEGSNDEQ; this is translated from the coding sequence ATGGAACAGACGTTTATTGAAAAGTGTAATCATGATGAGCTGGACTATGTTATAAAAGACTATTGGCAAGATGTATGGAATTATTCATTTATTATTACGAAAGATCCACACTTATCAGATGATATCACGCAAGATGTATTTATAAAGGTGTTTAAAAATTGGAATTCATTTCGAAAGGAGTCATCTATTAAAACGTGGATATTAAAAATCACAAGAAATACGGCAATAAACTATTTGAAATCATCTTATTTTAAAAGGATATCTTTAATAGGGTTTTTTAGTGACGATAAGCAATCCCTGTCAGCAGAACAAGAATTTTTTAAGCAAGAAGAAATGAATGATGTGTGGAAGGTTGTATTAAAACTACCTAAAAAGCACCGTGAAATAATTATATTGGACGCAAAATATGAATTATCTTATGAAGAAATGGCTGAAACATTAGGAGTATCCATTGGAACTGTAAAATCGAGATTAAGTAGAGCAAGAAGTAAGGTTTCAAAATTAATAGGGGAGGGTAGTAATGATGAACAATAA
- a CDS encoding SH3 domain-containing protein, giving the protein MNNKQNPDWYRKIKKGPMENRKDEEEFISKIKQSIYENNEVDFVKYKRPFRKKVLPVVVVLVCTMLFFIVQQPWLDDNKSPVQSSTQIKPKTKDESAQDPSLKQFMNELYQSTNSKNENDLYKALNDEVLFKGKSYKKDELKFDEDIFHELQVALTMGGEFANDTKKVYKVPSGLTESNQPKQAHFIYATVTGNKTKILAEPKRESQVLYEVSNEMVKAWIPEKVQNDGYIKISTINGNTGYVQKEYVLTDIKYSFMFEKNDNGEWKIINIDSIW; this is encoded by the coding sequence ATGAACAATAAACAAAATCCTGACTGGTATAGAAAAATAAAAAAAGGTCCAATGGAGAATCGTAAAGATGAAGAAGAATTTATTTCTAAAATAAAGCAGTCTATATACGAAAATAATGAAGTGGATTTCGTAAAATATAAAAGACCATTTCGTAAAAAAGTATTACCTGTTGTAGTTGTTTTGGTTTGTACAATGTTATTTTTCATTGTTCAACAACCTTGGCTTGATGATAATAAATCACCGGTACAAAGTAGTACTCAAATTAAGCCTAAAACAAAAGATGAGTCTGCTCAAGATCCATCACTAAAACAATTTATGAATGAACTATATCAAAGTACGAACTCAAAAAATGAAAATGACCTGTACAAAGCGTTAAATGATGAAGTTCTATTTAAAGGGAAGAGTTATAAGAAGGATGAACTGAAGTTTGATGAAGATATTTTTCATGAGTTGCAAGTCGCTCTTACAATGGGAGGAGAATTTGCAAATGATACAAAAAAAGTATACAAAGTACCAAGTGGATTGACAGAAAGTAATCAACCAAAGCAAGCGCATTTTATATATGCAACGGTTACTGGAAATAAAACGAAAATTTTAGCTGAACCAAAACGAGAATCACAAGTGTTATATGAAGTATCTAATGAAATGGTAAAAGCTTGGATTCCAGAAAAAGTGCAAAATGATGGATATATAAAAATATCGACAATTAATGGCAATACTGGATACGTACAAAAAGAGTATGTTTTAACTGATATTAAGTATTCATTTATGTTCGAAAAAAACGATAATGGTGAATGGAAAATCATAAATATAGATTCTATTTGGTAA